Proteins co-encoded in one Gossypium arboreum isolate Shixiya-1 chromosome 11, ASM2569848v2, whole genome shotgun sequence genomic window:
- the LOC108478440 gene encoding cytochrome P450 81Q32-like, giving the protein MEESTLFYSSLPLLFLFLPFYLLFQSKHRRENLPPSPLSLPIIGHLHLLINPPLHRPFLQLSKKLGPVFSLRLGSRLAVVVSSLSVIQECLTKNDIVLANRPNLLLSKHLGYNHTTVVSAPYGDYWRNLRRICTIEIFSPNRLNKFHGIRKDEVRRLLLKLSHNSREAFARVELKSMFTDLILNNLMRMMAGKIYFGEDVSDDGEAKEFRELIAEVVENSGAGNPADYLPILNWTGNYEKKLLELFKRMDGFLQGLIDERRNANGGNMMIDHLLSLQESEPENYTDQTIKGLIVVLLFAGTDTSAVTLEWAMSNLLNNPEVLKKAKAEIDAQVGEERLIDELDIAKLPYLQNIMSETLRLYPAAPLLVPHRTSDDCTIGGYNVPSNTIVLINAWAIQRDPELWDDPSSFKPERFESESKDHGHKYLPFGMGRRACPGASMAHRMVNLTLGSLIQCFEWKRIGVEEIDMTEGKGVTMPKVKPLEAMCKARPILHKDLYRAA; this is encoded by the exons ATGGAAGAATCCACTCTTTTTTACTCATCTCttcctcttctttttcttttcctgcCTTTCTACTTATTGTTTCAATCAAAACATCGCCGTGAAAACTTGCCGCCCAGTCCGCTTTCCCTTCCCATCATTGGCCACCTTCACTTGCTAATAAACCCACCCCTTCACCGTCCCTTCCTCCAGCTTTCGAAAAAGCTCGGTCCAGTCTTTTCTCTTCGCTTGGGTTCACGCCTTGCCGTGGTCGTTTCATCACTCTCAGTGATCCAGGAATGCTTAACCAAGAACGATATCGTGTTAGCCAATCGCCCCAACTTGCTGTTGAGCAAACACCTGGGTTATAACCACACCACCGTCGTAAGCGCGCCATATGGTGATTATTGGCGTAACCTCCGTCGTATTTGTACAATCGAAATCTTCTCACCGAATCGTCTCAACAAGTTCCACGGTATCAGAAAAGATGAAGTGCGAAGATTGTTGTTGAAACTATCTCATAACTCGCGAGAAGCTTTTGCCAGGGTAGAGCTTAAATCAATGTTTACTGACTTGATACTTAATAATCTTATGCGAATGATGGCCGGAAAGATATATTTTGGTGAAGATGTTAGTGATGACGGTGAGGCAAAGGAGTTTAGGGAGCTCATAGCAGAGGTGGTTGAAAATTCTGGCGCAGGGAATCCGGCAGATTATCTGCCAATACTGAATTGGACTGGTAATTATGAGAAGAAACTGCTGGAGCTCTTTAAGAGGATGGATGGTTTCTTGCAAGGGCTAATCGATGAACGTCGAAATGCAAATGGAGGAAATATGATGATCGATCATCTCCTTTCTTTACAAGAATCGGAGCCTGAGAACTACACCGATCAGACTATCAAAGGGCTTATAGTT GTATTGCTTTTCGCCGGAACTGACACATCGGCGGTGACGTTAGAGTGGGCCATGTCGAACTTACTGAATAACCCAGAGGTGTTGAAGAAAGCCAAGGCGGAAATCGATGCCCAAGTTGGTGAAGAAAGGTTGATTGATGAATTGGATATTGCTAAGCTACCTTACCTTCAAAACATCATGTCGGAGACCCTTAGACTATACCCGGCCGCCCCACTTCTAGTGCCTCATAGAACATCCGATGACTGTACCATAGGTGGGTATAATGTGCCTAGCAACACCATTGTGTTAATCAATGCATGGGCGATACAAAGAGACCCTGAGTTGTGGGATGATCCGTCGAGTTTCAAGCCGGAAAGGTTTGAGAGTGAAAGTAAAGATCATGGGCACAAGTACTTGCCTTTTGGTATGGGAAGGAGGGCATGTCCTGGGGCAAGCATGGCTCACCGTATGGTCAACTTAACTTTGGGATCATTGATCCAATGCTTCGAATGGAAAAGGATAGGTGTCGAAGAAATTGATATGACCGAAGGTAAAGGAGTCACCATGCCCAAAGTTAAGCCATTGGAAGCGATGTGCAAGGCACGCCCCATCCTCCACAAGGATCTTTATAGGGCAGCTTAG